Proteins encoded within one genomic window of Melospiza melodia melodia isolate bMelMel2 chromosome 27, bMelMel2.pri, whole genome shotgun sequence:
- the MAP7D1 gene encoding MAP7 domain-containing protein 1 isoform X3 — protein MGDSVPPPSVPPPAPGGALQGEHSFPQRDRPGPPDVIPSEKTVPPIPAAISPSVPAAISPSEKKIVPPVPAAISPSVPAAISPSEKKIVPPVPAAISPSEKKIIPPVPAAISPSVPAAISPSEKKIIPPVPAAVPPSHQPVCPPAVMPLSDSSPLQRDRPGPPAVALPAQPVSPSPATAVPSAQSVPPRGDQSPPGPPKPPGMEHPKEEALSHPPGQPVPAHAAAPCSVETLPLGSQPPAPAATEGAPPDAKSSLGATAGPSKDVSPRSSRPSASPAASPRPKQDAQKAQARHKQAKERREERAKYLAAKRVLWLEKEEKARLLREKQLEERRKRLEEQRLRAEKRRAVLEERQRQKLEKNKERYEAAIQRSVKKTWAEIRQQRWSWAGALHHGSPAHKDGASRCSVSAVNLPKHVDSIINKRLSKSSATLWNSPSRNRSLQLSPWESSIVDRLMTPTLSFLARSRSAVTLAGNGKEQVPVCPRSASASPLSPCHNHRLPHRCWERRKAAAASPDVTPRRRTEPSPKKKEKKEKDRENAKERSALSRERSLRKRQSLPAAQPRLLPAADSSPGPKNRTSSPAAPKNRPSSPATPKNRPSSPATPKNRPSSPATPKNRPSSPATPKARPASPSPALSSPHKPPLPRSVHSSPKVRARAREERGEQEGQAKTRERKEEERGPAPPALPEPPKVPAEPTAVPAVSGPVPASPPARPPAGTTDREEAARLLAEKRRQAREQREREERERREQEEQERRAQEERAQRAAEEQSRREALARQREEERRLQEEREAQERARAEREEVERLQRQKEEAEVRAREEAERQRLEREKHFQREEQERLERKKRLEEIMKRTRKSDAADTKPLTALLSLQKKDDKKVVNGKAAEQEDVPGREKHLGPIPKAEELPETETPSAGTPGGTKGLVGEGLQPSSKEAAALVNGVQPGKHENGFSGTEGSKELRDLSHHGGSPGSIIPFGDKEPFLKQAVVKPPQVTEVL, from the exons ATGGGAGACAGCGTCCCCCCACCCTCCGTGCCACCCCCTGCACCGGGGGGTGccctgcagggagagcacagctTCCCCCAGCGTGACCGACCGGGCCCTCCGGATGTCATCCCCTCGGAAAAGAccgtcccacccatccctgcagccatcagcccctctgtccctgcagccatCAGCCCCTCTGAGAAGAAGATTGTCCCACCCGTCCCTGCAGCCAtcagcccctctgtccctgcagccatCAGCCCCTCTGAGAAGAAGattgtccctcctgtccctgcagccatcAGCCCCTCTGAGAAGAAGATCATCCCACCCGTCCCTGCAGCCAtcagcccctctgtccctgcagccatCAGCCCCTCTGAGAAGAAGATCATCCCACCCGTCCCTGCAGCCGTGCCCCCCTCCCACCAGCCCGTGTGCCCCCCGGCTGTGATGCCCCTCTCTGACAGCAGCCCTCTGCAGCGTGACCGACCCGGCCCTCcagccgtggcactgccagcacagcccgtgtcccccagccctgccactgcGGTCCCCTCAGCACAGAGTGTTCCCCCCCGGGGCGACCAgtccccccctggacccccaaagccgccagggatggagcaccccAAGGAAGAGGCGCTGTCCCACCCCCCTGGccagcctgtccctgcccacGCTGCTGCCCCGTGCTCCGTGGAGACCCTGCCCCTTGGgagccagcccccagccccagctgccaccgAGGGGGCCCCTCCTGATGCCAAGAGCTCCCTGGGTGCCACAGCTGGGCCCTCAAAGGACGTGAGCCCCCGGAGCAGCCGCCCCTCAGCGTCTCCTGCCGCCAGCCCCCGGCCCAAGCAAG ATGCCCAGAAAGCCCAGGCAAGGCACAAGCAGGCGAAGGAGCGGCGCGAGGAGCGGGCCAAGTACCTGG CTGCCAAGCGGGTGCTGTGgctggagaaggaggagaaggcgCGGCTGCTGCGGGAGAAGCAGCTGGAGGAGCGGCGCAAGCGGCTGGAGGAGCAGCGGCTGCGGGCGGAGAAGCGCCGGGCGGTGCTGGAGGAGCGGCAGAGGCAGAAGCTGGAGAAGAAtaag GAGCGCTACGAGGCAGCGATCCAGCGGTCGGTCAAGAAGACGTGGGCAGAGATCCGGCAGCAGCGGTGGTCCTGGGCTGGGGCCCTGCACCACGGCTCCCCTGCACACAAGGATG GTGCGAGCCGGTGCTCGGTGTCCGCTGTAAACCTCCCCAAACACGTCGACTCTATAATCAACAAGCGGCTCTCCAAATCCTCCGCCACCCTCTGGAACTCTCCCAGTAGAA aCCGGAGCTTGCAGCTGAGCCCGTGGGAGAGCAGCATCGTGGACCGGCTGATGACGCCCACCCTGTCCTTCCTGGCGCGCAGCCGGAGCGCCGTGACGCTGGCTGGCAATGGCAAGGAGCAGG TGCCCGTGTGCCCCCGCTCAGCCTCcgccagccccctcagcccctgccACAACCACCGCCTGCCGCACCGCTGCTGGGAGCGCCGGAAGGCGGCCGCCGCCAGCCCCGACGTGACACCGCGCCGCAGGACCGAGCCCTCGCCC aagaagaaggagaagaaggagaaggatcGGGAGAATGCCAAGGAGCGCAGCGCCCTGTCCCGCGAGCGCAGCCTCAGGAAGCGGCAGTCACTGCCGGCAGCACAGCCCCGGCTCCTGCCTGCGGCTGACAGCAG CCCCGGCCCCAAGAACCGTACCTCATCCCCTGCCGCGCCCAAGAACCGTCCTTCATCCCCTGCCACCCCCAAGAACCGTCCCTCGTCCCCTGCCACCCCCAAGAACCGTCCCTCGTCCCCTGCCACTCCCAAGAACCGTCCCTCGTCCCCTGCCACCCCCAAGGCCCGCCCggcatcccccagcccagccctcagctctcccCACAAGCCGCCCCTGCCTCGAAGCGTCCATTCCTCCCCCAAGGTGCGGGCCAGGGCTCGGGAGGAGCGGGGGGAGCAGGAGGGCCAGGCCAAGACAagggagaggaaggaggaggagcggGGTCCGGCACCCCCAGCCcttcctgagccccccaaggtgCCCGCAGAGCCGACAGCAG TCCCTGCAGTCTCCGGCCCTGTGCCAGCCAGTCCCCCAGCCAGACCCCCGGCTGGCACCACGGACCGGGAGGAGGCTGCCCGGCTGTTGGCAGAGAAACGCCGCCAGGCCCGGGAGCAGCGGGAGCGGGAGGAGCGGGAGCGccgggagcaggaggagcaggagag gcgggcgcaggaggagcgGGCACAGCGGGCGGCCGAGGAGCAGAGCCGGAGGGAGGCCCTGGCGCGGCAGCGGGAGGAGGAGCGGCGGCTGCAGGAGGAACGAGAGGCCCAGGAGAGAGCCCGGGCTGAGCGAGAGGAGGTGGAGCGGCTGCAGAGACAG aaggaagaggccgAGGTGCGGGCGCGCGAAGAGGCAGAGCGGCAGCGCCTGGAGCGGGAGAAGCACTTCCAGCGTGAGGAGCAGGAGCGGCTGGAGAGGAAGAAG CGCCTGGAGGAGATCATGAAGAGGACGCGCAAGTCGGACGCAGCAGACACCAAG cctctcacagctctcctgtccctgcagaaGAAGGACGACAAGAAGGTGGTGAACGGGAAAGCAGCCGAGCAGGAAGATGTCCCAG GCCGCGAGAAGCACCTGGGGCCAATCCCCAAGGCAGAGGAGCTCCCTGAGACAGAGACCCCAAGCGCAGGGACGCCGGGGGGAACAAAGGGCTTGGTGGGCGAGGGgctgcagccaag CTCCAAGGAGGCGGCAGCCCTGGTGAACGGCGTGCAGCCCGGCAAGCATGAGAACGGCTTCTCCGGCACCGAGGGCTCCAAGGAGCTGCGGGATCTGTCCCACCACGGTGGCAGCCCCGGCAGCATCATCCCCTTCGGCGACAAGGAGCCCTTCCTCAAGCAGGCCGTGGTGAAGCCGCCGCAGGTGACAG AGGTGCTGTGA